The Saccopteryx leptura isolate mSacLep1 chromosome 2, mSacLep1_pri_phased_curated, whole genome shotgun sequence genome has a window encoding:
- the HSD11B1 gene encoding 11-beta-hydroxysteroid dehydrogenase 1: protein MAFMKNYLLPILGVFLACYYYSANEEFRPEMLQGKKVIVTGASKGIGKEMAYHLAKMGAHVMVTARSEEDLKKIVSHCLEYGAASAHYIAGTMENMTFAEQFVVEAGKIMGGLDMLILNHITNTSMQLFNGDIPHVRKVMEVNYLSYVVMAMAAFPMLKKSNGSIVVVSSVAGKIANPLIAPYSASKFALDGFFSSIRKEYSLAKVNVSITLCILGLINTDSAMKAAAGILNLDPSPKEDCALEIIKGGALRQEEVYYIQSVWSRLLLRNLGRNILEFLNLRWYNMDKFINKEELL, encoded by the exons ATGGCTTTTATGAAAAACTATCTCCTCCCCATTCTTGGGGTCTTCTTGGCCTGCTACTATTATTCTGCAAATGAGGAATTCAGACCAG AGATGCTCCAAGGAAAAAAAGTGATTGTCACAGGTGCCAGCAAGGGGATTGGAAAAGAGATGGCCTATCATCTGGCAAAGATGGGAGCCCATGTGATGGTGACAGCAAGGTCAGAAGAAGATTTAAAGAAG ATAGTATCCCACTGCCTGGAGTATGGAGCAGCCTCAGCCCACTACATTGCTGGCACCATGGAGAACATGACCTTCGCAGAGCAATTCGTTGTCGAAGCTGGAAAGATCATGG GGGGACTAGACATGCTCATTCTCAACCACATCACCAACACTTCTATGCAGTTATTTAATGGTGATATCCCTCACGTGCGCAAAGTTATGGAAGTCAACTACCTTAGTTATGTGGTCATGGCTATGGCTGCTTTTCCCATGCTGAAGAAGAGCAATGGAAGCATTGTCGTTGTCTCCTCGGTGGCTG GGAAAATAGCTAATCCACTTATTGCTCCCTACTCTGCAAGCAAGTTTGCTCTCGATGGGTTTTTCTCCTCCATCAGGAAGGAATATTCACTGGCCAAGGTCAATGTGTCAATCACTCTCTGCATCCTCGGCCTCATAAACACAG ACTCAGCCATGAAGGCAGCAGCTGGGATACTCAACCTAGACCCATCTCCAAAAGAAGACTGCGCCCTGGAGATCATCAAAGGGGGAGCTCTGCGCCAAGAGGAAGTGTATTACATCCAATCAGTCTGGTCCAGACTCCTGCTAAGAAATCTAGGGAGGAACATCCTGGAGTTTCTCAACCTGAGATGGTATAACATGGACAAATTTATAAACAAGGAGGAACTTCTTTAG